A genome region from Paenibacillus thermoaerophilus includes the following:
- a CDS encoding ABC transporter ATP-binding protein, translating to MSTWTFLWSLIRYRPGLYIANLIGWTLIHLAPILPGLLTKAFFDRLEGTAAVNWSVWSIIAMLIGAAIARIALIAYGFVTDVHTRFRMGMLLRRNLLSHVLREPGARAIPVSPGEAISYFRDDVDQAEEAASWSVDVFGMLGFAVVSCYILLRIDAQMTLLVFVPLILVVTAAQLATARLQKYRAASREATAKVTGAISEMFANVQAIQVAGAEARVIERFSRLNERRRRTMVKDKVMTEALDSVFANAVNLGTGLILLLAAYKMREGSFTVGDLSLFVYYLTFVTQLISNVGKFIAYYKQLTVSAGRLASLLQGAPAAKLIEPNPLPLRENAPVRGEEAAEGAATVVEPLERLEVVGLTYVYPETGRGIRDVHVSLTRGSFTVITGMIGSGKTTLVRTLLGLLPRQSGSILWNGRPIERPGDFFVPPRSAYTAQIPRLYSDKLRDNILLGYPASEERLMQAVRTAVLEEDIARLQEGLDTIIGPRGVKLSGGQAQRTAAARMLVRDAELYVFDDLSSALDVETERKLWEGLFRVRADATCLVVSHRKAALSRADRIIVMRDGSVEAQGTAEQLLAESESFRKLWHGES from the coding sequence ATGAGCACCTGGACGTTCCTGTGGAGCTTGATCCGGTACCGGCCGGGCTTGTATATCGCGAATCTGATCGGCTGGACGCTGATTCATCTCGCTCCGATCCTGCCGGGATTGCTGACGAAGGCGTTTTTCGATCGGCTTGAAGGAACGGCCGCCGTGAACTGGAGCGTCTGGAGCATTATCGCGATGCTGATCGGGGCGGCGATCGCCCGGATCGCGCTGATCGCGTACGGCTTCGTCACCGATGTGCATACCCGGTTCCGCATGGGCATGCTGCTGCGGCGCAACCTGCTGTCCCACGTTCTGCGGGAGCCGGGAGCGCGGGCGATCCCGGTGTCGCCGGGCGAAGCGATCAGTTATTTCCGCGACGATGTGGATCAGGCGGAGGAAGCGGCGAGCTGGTCGGTCGATGTGTTCGGCATGCTGGGATTTGCCGTCGTGTCGTGTTATATCTTGCTCCGCATCGACGCCCAGATGACGCTGCTCGTGTTCGTGCCGCTTATTCTCGTCGTCACCGCCGCACAGCTCGCGACCGCCAGACTGCAGAAATACCGTGCGGCCAGCCGCGAAGCGACGGCCAAAGTGACCGGCGCGATCAGCGAGATGTTCGCCAACGTGCAGGCGATCCAGGTGGCCGGGGCCGAAGCTCGCGTCATCGAGCGGTTCAGCCGGTTGAACGAGCGCCGCCGCCGCACGATGGTCAAGGACAAGGTGATGACGGAAGCGCTGGACTCGGTGTTTGCGAACGCCGTCAATCTGGGCACGGGGCTGATTCTGCTGCTGGCGGCTTACAAGATGCGGGAAGGCTCGTTTACGGTCGGGGACCTGTCGCTTTTCGTCTACTACTTGACGTTTGTCACGCAGTTGATCTCGAACGTAGGCAAATTCATCGCCTATTACAAGCAGTTAACGGTCAGCGCCGGCCGTCTGGCATCGCTGCTGCAGGGCGCTCCGGCGGCCAAGCTGATCGAGCCGAATCCGCTCCCGCTGCGGGAAAATGCTCCCGTCCGCGGAGAGGAAGCGGCCGAGGGCGCGGCAACCGTGGTCGAACCGCTCGAACGGCTTGAAGTAGTCGGGCTCACGTACGTGTACCCGGAGACGGGAAGAGGCATCCGGGACGTCCATGTCAGCTTGACCCGAGGCTCCTTCACCGTCATAACGGGCATGATCGGTTCCGGCAAAACGACGCTGGTCCGGACGCTGCTGGGGCTGCTTCCCCGCCAATCCGGGAGCATCTTGTGGAACGGCCGGCCGATCGAGCGTCCCGGCGATTTCTTCGTGCCGCCGCGAAGCGCTTATACGGCCCAGATTCCCCGCCTGTACAGCGATAAGCTGCGGGACAACATCCTGCTGGGTTATCCGGCGTCGGAGGAGCGGCTGATGCAGGCCGTCCGCACCGCCGTGCTGGAGGAAGATATCGCCAGGCTGCAGGAGGGATTGGACACGATCATCGGCCCCCGCGGAGTGAAGCTGTCCGGCGGGCAGGCCCAGCGTACGGCCGCCGCGCGCATGCTGGTGCGGGATGCGGAGCTGTACGTGTTCGACGATCTATCGAGTGCGCTCGATGTGGAGACGGAACGGAAACTGTGGGAGGGGCTGTTCCGGGTCCGGGCGGACGCGACGTGCCTCGTCGTGTCCCATCGGAAGGCGGCGCTGTCGCGGGCCGACCGGATCATCGTGATGCGCGACGGAAGCGTGGAAGCGCAAGGCACGGCCGAGCAACTGCTGGCCGAGAGCGAATCGTTCCGCAAGCTGTGGCACGGGGAGTCGTGA
- a CDS encoding HesB/YadR/YfhF family protein — protein sequence MTIRVTTAALERFKKEWGYNAGDRIRIYVRYSGGGDDAFSFGITRDTPQYPGVAVTAGDIFFFMEQSDMWYLDNRDLTLDLDDDQIVFLRG from the coding sequence GTGACGATCCGCGTGACAACCGCGGCGCTTGAACGTTTCAAAAAGGAATGGGGCTATAACGCGGGAGATCGGATTCGGATTTACGTGCGGTACAGCGGCGGGGGCGACGACGCGTTCTCGTTCGGCATTACGCGCGATACTCCCCAGTATCCGGGAGTCGCGGTGACGGCCGGCGACATTTTTTTCTTCATGGAGCAAAGCGATATGTGGTATTTGGACAACCGCGACCTGACGCTGGATCTGGACGACGACCAGATCGTGTTCCTCCGCGGTTAA
- the modA gene encoding molybdate ABC transporter substrate-binding protein: protein MARAFAIRVALLAAASLVSAASGCSGNAPDKAERRIELTVSAAASLTDALKEAGDAYESERSDIQLSYNFGSSGALQRQIEQGAPADLFLSAAQSPMQALADNGLISRHAVWLTNELVAVQPADAPLKLGREADLLQPGIDIVAIGIPESVPAGSYAKQALENAGLWDALQPKTVQAKDVRQVLQYVESGNADIGFVYKTDALTSKKASISFRVDPSLSPAVEYPIGIVSASKHPEQAEDFYRYLQSKKALEIFVKYGFSVPGGS from the coding sequence ATGGCGAGAGCTTTCGCAATTCGCGTTGCTCTACTCGCAGCGGCAAGCTTGGTTTCGGCAGCGTCCGGATGTTCGGGCAACGCGCCGGACAAGGCGGAGCGGCGGATCGAATTAACGGTATCGGCCGCCGCCAGTCTGACGGACGCGCTCAAGGAAGCGGGCGACGCTTACGAATCGGAACGAAGCGATATTCAATTGTCATACAATTTCGGATCGTCGGGAGCGCTTCAGCGGCAGATCGAGCAGGGAGCGCCCGCCGACCTGTTCCTCTCCGCGGCTCAATCTCCGATGCAGGCGTTGGCCGACAATGGCTTGATCTCGCGGCATGCCGTCTGGCTGACCAATGAGCTTGTTGCGGTGCAGCCTGCCGATGCGCCGTTGAAGCTGGGGCGGGAGGCGGATCTGCTGCAGCCGGGCATCGATATTGTGGCCATCGGCATCCCGGAGAGCGTCCCGGCCGGGAGCTATGCGAAGCAAGCGCTGGAGAACGCCGGGCTGTGGGACGCCCTTCAGCCGAAGACCGTGCAGGCGAAGGACGTGCGGCAAGTGCTGCAATACGTCGAAAGCGGCAACGCGGACATCGGCTTCGTCTATAAAACCGACGCCTTGACGTCGAAGAAAGCGTCGATCTCTTTCCGGGTAGACCCTTCCTTATCCCCCGCAGTCGAGTACCCGATCGGGATCGTAAGCGCGTCGAAGCATCCGGAACAAGCCGAAGATTTTTACCGCTATCTGCAATCGAAAAAAGCGCTCGAAATCTTCGTCAAGTACGGTTTCTCCGTACCCGGGGGATCGTGA
- a CDS encoding ZIP family metal transporter, whose protein sequence is MTVALVGSFISAMATVLGALPLFFVKALSERRKDILIAFTAGIMVSASTFGLLPQSLNESGLLALTLGLLAGIFALDTIEKNIPHIDVENDRGIAAFDSKSLLVAIALFIHNIPEGMSTGFSYASENAGLGPMVAIAIGAQNMPEGLILAVFLLNSKVGKWKALLLVAGTGLMEMVSAVIGYFAASTLDQLIGFGLAFAAGAMLFIVYKELIPETHGHGYERPATYSFILGLLVMICIAHFFG, encoded by the coding sequence TTGACAGTTGCATTGGTCGGAAGTTTCATATCGGCGATGGCGACCGTATTGGGCGCCTTGCCGCTTTTCTTCGTCAAAGCGTTGTCGGAACGGCGGAAGGATATTCTGATCGCCTTCACCGCCGGAATCATGGTCTCGGCCTCCACCTTCGGCTTGTTGCCGCAATCGCTGAACGAATCGGGGCTGCTCGCTCTGACGCTAGGCTTGCTGGCCGGGATTTTCGCGTTGGACACGATCGAGAAAAACATCCCGCACATCGACGTCGAAAACGACAGGGGCATCGCGGCGTTCGATTCGAAATCGCTGCTTGTCGCCATCGCGCTGTTCATCCATAACATCCCGGAAGGAATGAGCACCGGCTTCAGCTACGCCAGCGAGAACGCCGGGCTGGGGCCGATGGTGGCGATCGCCATCGGCGCGCAAAACATGCCGGAGGGGCTGATATTGGCCGTATTTCTCCTGAACTCCAAGGTAGGCAAGTGGAAAGCGCTGTTGCTTGTCGCGGGCACGGGCTTGATGGAGATGGTATCGGCCGTCATCGGATATTTTGCGGCCAGCACGCTGGATCAACTGATCGGGTTCGGGCTCGCCTTCGCGGCGGGAGCGATGCTGTTCATCGTCTACAAGGAACTGATTCCCGAGACGCACGGACACGGTTACGAGCGGCCGGCGACGTATTCGTTTATTCTCGGGCTGCTGGTCATGATCTGCATCGCACATTTCTTCGGTTAA
- a CDS encoding heavy metal-binding domain-containing protein translates to MLITTTATIEGHPIREYVGVVTGEAIMGANVVRDFFASVTDIVGGRSGAYESKLKEARDVAFHEMSAQAQRAGANAIVGVDIDYEVVREGMLMVAVSGTAVRI, encoded by the coding sequence ATGCTGATTACCACAACGGCCACCATCGAAGGCCATCCGATCCGCGAATACGTAGGCGTCGTCACCGGCGAAGCGATAATGGGCGCGAACGTCGTACGCGATTTCTTCGCGAGCGTTACGGATATCGTCGGCGGACGCTCCGGCGCGTACGAGAGCAAGCTGAAGGAAGCTCGCGACGTGGCGTTTCATGAAATGAGCGCGCAAGCGCAGCGGGCCGGCGCGAACGCGATCGTCGGCGTCGACATCGATTACGAGGTCGTGCGCGAAGGCATGCTGATGGTGGCGGTAAGCGGAACGGCCGTCCGCATCTGA
- a CDS encoding PDZ domain-containing protein — protein MADRRTSTGYHAGFGIAAWLVWLGLTVWLPDPLRIGGVYWIEMLDSLVYASALPALIWGWTAAAGLRRIDVPKRTAGRLLRASKLAAAAACAGAVVLLPWGLDHLVPYAVLYGAAFAAVLADLVLDEWLRRGRRWRAAGGAAIWLLTLVLLLWPTPYMVTYPGITMNMHRYAQAEGAEDRSASSLTGVLVFERPAFPIDWLSSRLFPHYSFEPIEKLGMSLGEYDTLVRMMKADANTLASAVALGKLGIGSGVRKLGAEVTAVLRGGAADGLLRPGDVITMAEGRPVGTVGDLTDAMRGVAPGRPVHLSVVRDGRTISVTSGTKAHPDDANRAALGIQVQDAYEPDVPRNVAFRDFLLHEGGPSHGAMLALAIIDQLTPGGVLRGNRVAGTGTIEPDGSVGKIGGIEQKAYTVSRSGADVFFVPEGQEQDARKGAPGLEIVPVRTLDDILAWLEAHPKKP, from the coding sequence GTGGCCGACAGAAGAACGTCAACCGGATACCATGCGGGCTTCGGAATCGCGGCATGGCTCGTCTGGCTCGGCCTGACGGTGTGGCTGCCCGATCCGCTGCGGATCGGCGGCGTCTATTGGATCGAGATGCTGGACAGCCTCGTGTACGCGTCCGCGCTGCCGGCGCTGATCTGGGGATGGACGGCTGCCGCCGGCTTGCGGCGGATCGACGTTCCGAAGCGGACGGCCGGACGGCTGCTTCGCGCATCGAAGCTCGCCGCCGCCGCGGCATGCGCCGGGGCGGTTGTCCTCCTGCCCTGGGGGCTGGACCATCTCGTTCCGTATGCCGTTTTGTACGGCGCCGCCTTCGCCGCTGTGCTCGCCGATCTGGTTCTGGACGAATGGCTGCGCCGGGGACGGAGATGGAGGGCGGCAGGGGGAGCCGCGATCTGGCTGCTGACGCTGGTGCTGCTGCTGTGGCCGACGCCTTATATGGTGACGTACCCGGGCATCACGATGAACATGCACCGATACGCGCAGGCGGAAGGAGCGGAAGACCGCTCCGCGAGCAGCCTGACGGGCGTGCTTGTGTTCGAGCGGCCGGCTTTCCCGATCGATTGGCTGTCCTCGCGCTTATTCCCGCACTACAGCTTCGAGCCGATCGAGAAGCTCGGCATGTCGCTCGGAGAATACGATACGCTCGTCCGCATGATGAAGGCCGACGCGAATACGCTGGCGAGCGCGGTCGCGCTTGGGAAGCTCGGCATCGGCAGCGGCGTGCGCAAGCTGGGAGCGGAGGTGACGGCCGTGCTCCGGGGCGGAGCGGCGGACGGCTTGCTGCGGCCGGGCGACGTGATCACGATGGCCGAAGGCCGGCCCGTCGGGACGGTCGGCGATTTGACGGACGCCATGCGCGGGGTCGCGCCGGGACGGCCGGTCCACTTAAGCGTCGTCCGGGATGGCCGGACGATCTCCGTCACATCCGGCACGAAGGCTCATCCCGACGACGCGAATAGGGCCGCGCTGGGCATTCAGGTGCAGGATGCCTACGAGCCGGACGTGCCCCGGAACGTGGCGTTCCGCGATTTTCTGCTGCACGAAGGCGGTCCGTCCCACGGAGCCATGCTGGCGCTGGCGATTATCGATCAGTTGACGCCGGGAGGGGTTCTCCGGGGCAACCGGGTGGCGGGAACGGGGACGATCGAGCCTGACGGATCGGTCGGGAAAATCGGGGGCATCGAGCAGAAGGCGTATACGGTGAGCCGGTCCGGAGCCGACGTCTTTTTTGTGCCGGAAGGGCAGGAGCAGGATGCCCGCAAGGGCGCTCCCGGACTGGAGATTGTGCCCGTGCGCACGCTGGACGATATACTGGCCTGGCTGGAGGCTCACCCGAAAAAACCGTGA
- a CDS encoding NAD(P)/FAD-dependent oxidoreductase, producing the protein MAVYDCAIVGGGFAGLQAAIQLGRYRRRTIVFDTGDGRSTLCGCYRNLLGWPDGANGPELRTIGRSQAERLGVEFVGARIDRAERRGDVFVLTDEQGRPTEARRLLLATGIGERLPDLPELLPCLGYSVYICPDCDGFETAGRRTIVIGSGEAGARLAMELVYWTNDIVYVNHGGIPPEEAALRSLEEHGIAYVERSVVRPEVEGTQFKGVLLADGTRIEAHCAFTAMGGNRVRTELAVQLGVALKGRHVEADARTKQTNVRHVWAAGDIVAHSQQAAIAMGDGAQAAIWMHKSLLGIEVPAGTV; encoded by the coding sequence ATGGCGGTCTACGATTGCGCCATTGTCGGGGGCGGATTTGCCGGGCTGCAAGCCGCGATTCAACTGGGCCGGTACCGGCGGCGCACGATCGTATTCGACACGGGGGATGGCAGATCGACGCTGTGCGGATGCTACCGCAATCTGCTCGGCTGGCCCGACGGAGCGAACGGACCGGAGCTTCGAACAATCGGCCGGAGCCAGGCCGAACGGCTTGGCGTTGAGTTCGTCGGGGCGCGGATCGACCGTGCCGAACGGCGCGGGGACGTGTTCGTGCTGACCGACGAGCAGGGCAGGCCGACCGAGGCCAGACGCCTGCTGCTGGCGACGGGCATCGGGGAGCGCCTGCCCGATCTGCCGGAGCTGCTGCCCTGCTTGGGGTACAGCGTCTATATATGCCCGGACTGCGACGGCTTCGAGACGGCGGGGCGCCGAACGATCGTGATCGGCTCGGGCGAGGCGGGAGCTAGGCTGGCGATGGAGCTTGTCTATTGGACGAACGACATCGTCTATGTTAATCATGGCGGGATTCCCCCCGAGGAAGCCGCTCTCCGGTCCCTCGAAGAGCACGGGATCGCATACGTCGAGCGCTCCGTCGTCCGGCCGGAAGTGGAAGGAACGCAATTCAAGGGAGTGCTGCTCGCGGACGGGACCCGGATCGAAGCTCACTGCGCTTTTACGGCGATGGGCGGCAACCGGGTGCGTACGGAGCTCGCCGTCCAGCTCGGCGTGGCGCTGAAGGGCAGACATGTCGAAGCCGATGCCCGAACGAAGCAGACGAATGTGCGCCACGTATGGGCCGCCGGAGATATCGTCGCGCATTCCCAGCAAGCGGCGATCGCGATGGGAGACGGGGCGCAGGCGGCTATCTGGATGCACAAAAGCCTGCTGGGAATCGAGGTGCCCGCCGGAACCGTATAA
- a CDS encoding ABC transporter ATP-binding protein has translation MYKSYASMLGKYLAPHWRSMAVLGALLFASIGLSLVNPQIIRSFIDSAQAGGELGPLYAAAALFIGFSLVQQLVSVTATYFGENLGWKTTNRLRRDLAAHGLSLDMSFHKTQTSGAIIERVDGDVNALANFFSSFLLHLAGNVLLLFGILVMLYRESVWIGAGMTAFVLFALFVIRRIRRVAVPVWGQWRQVNGEFYGFIGEHLEGTEDTRANGAAGYVMNRFYALLRRMLPIRVKAFLGFGLMWMTSIIVFALGNAAAFAICAVLWERGELTLGTVYLIFYYTELLVKPIEKIRTQLEDLQRADASLARIRELLGISSRIQDGPGTPLPEGPLSVEFRGVTFGYDDAPTVQDVNIRLEAGRTLGLLGRTGSGKTTLARLLLRFYDPSAGSVRIGGVDIRECKLAELRSKVAMVTQTIEILEGSVRDNLTMYDDSIPDERIREVLADLGMADWLASLPEGLDTQLASGGGGLSAGEAQLLAFARVFLTHPGLVILDEASSRLDPLTESRIERAIDKLLQQRTCILIAHRLATVQRADRIVVMEDGRVIEQGSRAELAADPGSRFRRMLDIGLEEVLV, from the coding sequence ATGTACAAATCGTATGCGTCGATGCTGGGGAAATACTTGGCGCCGCACTGGAGATCGATGGCCGTTCTCGGCGCACTGCTGTTCGCATCGATCGGCCTGTCGCTGGTCAATCCCCAGATCATCCGGTCTTTTATCGATTCCGCGCAGGCGGGCGGAGAACTCGGGCCGTTATATGCCGCGGCGGCTTTGTTTATCGGGTTCTCGCTCGTGCAGCAGCTTGTGTCCGTGACGGCGACTTATTTCGGGGAAAATCTCGGCTGGAAGACGACCAACCGGCTGCGGCGTGATTTGGCCGCGCACGGCCTGTCGCTGGATATGTCGTTTCATAAGACGCAAACCTCGGGCGCCATCATCGAACGGGTGGACGGCGACGTTAACGCGCTGGCCAACTTTTTTTCCAGCTTCCTGCTGCATCTGGCGGGCAACGTGCTGCTGCTGTTCGGGATTCTCGTCATGCTGTACCGCGAAAGTGTGTGGATCGGCGCCGGCATGACGGCGTTTGTCCTGTTTGCGCTGTTCGTCATCCGCCGCATCCGCCGGGTGGCGGTGCCGGTCTGGGGTCAATGGCGGCAGGTCAACGGCGAGTTTTACGGTTTTATCGGCGAACATCTCGAAGGGACGGAGGATACGCGCGCCAACGGAGCGGCGGGGTATGTGATGAACCGGTTCTACGCGCTGCTCCGCCGGATGCTGCCGATTCGCGTCAAAGCGTTCCTCGGATTCGGCCTGATGTGGATGACGTCGATTATCGTATTCGCGCTCGGGAACGCGGCGGCTTTCGCCATCTGTGCGGTGCTGTGGGAGCGGGGAGAGCTGACGCTGGGCACGGTGTACCTGATCTTCTATTATACGGAGCTGCTGGTCAAGCCGATCGAAAAAATCCGGACGCAACTGGAAGACTTGCAGCGGGCGGACGCCAGTCTGGCCCGCATCCGCGAGCTGCTGGGCATCTCGTCGCGCATCCAGGACGGGCCGGGCACGCCGCTGCCGGAAGGTCCGCTGTCGGTCGAATTTCGCGGGGTAACGTTCGGCTACGACGACGCTCCGACGGTCCAGGATGTGAACATCCGTCTGGAAGCCGGCCGCACGCTCGGCTTGCTGGGACGGACAGGCAGCGGCAAGACGACGCTGGCCCGGCTGCTGCTCCGGTTCTACGATCCGTCTGCCGGTTCCGTCCGGATCGGCGGCGTCGATATTCGCGAGTGCAAGCTCGCCGAACTGAGAAGCAAAGTCGCGATGGTGACGCAGACGATCGAAATCCTGGAAGGCTCGGTGCGCGACAATTTGACGATGTACGATGACTCCATTCCCGACGAGCGGATTCGCGAGGTGCTGGCGGATCTCGGCATGGCCGATTGGCTGGCGTCGCTGCCGGAAGGCCTGGATACGCAGCTCGCTTCGGGCGGCGGCGGTCTGTCGGCGGGCGAGGCGCAGTTGCTCGCGTTCGCCCGCGTGTTCCTGACCCATCCGGGACTTGTCATTCTGGATGAGGCCTCGTCCCGGCTGGACCCGCTGACCGAAAGCCGCATCGAACGCGCGATCGACAAGCTGCTGCAGCAACGCACCTGCATTCTGATCGCGCACCGGCTTGCGACGGTGCAGCGGGCCGACCGCATCGTCGTGATGGAAGACGGGCGCGTGATCGAGCAGGGATCGCGAGCGGAGCTGGCCGCCGATCCCGGTTCGCGATTCCGCCGCATGCTGGATATCGGCCTGGAGGAGGTGCTGGTATGA
- a CDS encoding FG-GAP-like repeat-containing protein yields the protein MTPQSHSLNPYSPWGTVDIRSAGPRCKMLIGDLNGDGRMELLLVQPDDRQDVRYIPHQVQCLTAFDLRGNRLWQTGKPSDNAGSQGSDYPAQICDWDGDGRLEVICVMDGKFLVLDGATGSVKRSHELPDPHAHDCLIVANLTGRAWPGDIILKDRYKRLWALDNDWNPLWTHEGNVGHFPWAQDWNGDGRDEVMAGYDMLDHTGRVLWSCRDLEDHADCIMTGDVNGDGELELVIGGSVTIMTDRHGKELWRYAGSVESQHVALGKFRADLPGLQIAGLDRLVREDQGIKRQGKDAIFLLDAEGREVWKEDRKTSGWLTIIETMRNWDDGPLDYILAYRRGGGIRPTLYDGDLNPIVGFPVDGYVVHGDLIGSGHEQVVIYDDFTASIFGKYPADLSAPPSGTPLPQPRRLYSSTLYPGGHYE from the coding sequence ATGACACCGCAATCGCACTCACTGAACCCGTACAGTCCGTGGGGAACGGTGGACATCCGTTCCGCCGGACCGCGCTGCAAGATGCTGATCGGCGATCTGAACGGGGACGGGCGCATGGAACTGCTGCTCGTCCAGCCCGACGACCGCCAGGACGTCCGGTATATTCCGCATCAGGTGCAATGCTTGACCGCTTTCGACCTGCGCGGGAACCGGCTGTGGCAGACGGGAAAACCCAGCGATAACGCGGGCAGCCAGGGCTCCGACTACCCGGCGCAAATCTGCGATTGGGACGGGGACGGCAGGCTGGAGGTCATCTGCGTGATGGACGGCAAGTTCCTCGTGCTGGACGGAGCGACCGGGTCCGTCAAGCGATCGCACGAGCTGCCCGATCCCCATGCCCACGATTGTCTGATCGTCGCCAACCTGACGGGGCGTGCATGGCCCGGAGACATCATCCTCAAGGACCGGTACAAGCGGCTGTGGGCCTTGGATAACGACTGGAATCCGTTGTGGACGCATGAAGGCAACGTCGGGCATTTCCCCTGGGCGCAGGATTGGAACGGCGACGGCCGCGACGAGGTGATGGCCGGATACGATATGCTGGACCATACGGGCCGGGTGCTGTGGTCGTGCCGCGATCTGGAGGACCATGCGGATTGCATCATGACCGGGGACGTGAACGGCGACGGCGAGCTGGAGCTGGTGATCGGCGGAAGCGTCACGATCATGACGGACCGGCACGGCAAGGAGTTGTGGCGCTACGCCGGTTCGGTCGAATCCCAGCACGTGGCGCTCGGCAAATTCAGGGCCGATCTGCCGGGGCTGCAAATCGCGGGCTTGGACCGGCTGGTGCGGGAAGACCAGGGCATTAAGCGGCAGGGTAAGGATGCGATCTTCCTGCTGGACGCCGAAGGGCGCGAAGTGTGGAAGGAAGACCGCAAAACAAGCGGCTGGCTGACGATCATCGAGACGATGAGGAATTGGGACGACGGTCCGCTCGACTATATCCTCGCTTATCGCCGGGGAGGGGGAATCCGCCCGACGCTGTACGACGGCGATCTGAATCCGATCGTCGGGTTCCCGGTCGACGGTTATGTCGTGCACGGCGATCTGATCGGCTCGGGGCACGAACAGGTCGTCATCTACGACGATTTTACCGCTTCGATCTTCGGCAAATATCCGGCGGATTTGTCGGCTCCGCCGTCCGGCACGCCGCTCCCCCAGCCCCGAAGGCTGTACAGCTCGACGCTGTATCCCGGCGGGCACTACGAATAA
- the modB gene encoding molybdate ABC transporter permease subunit, with product MFTDEFWPPVWLSLRVALLSSAIVGVLGMAAAWAMTRRPFRGKSLLETVCMLPLVLPPTVVGFLLLAAFGRKSPAGRLIEAVFGAPVVFSWWAAVVASVVAAFPLVYQTVKVGFLSIDRDLEDAARSNGAGEWQVFRYITLPLASRSLTAAYVLGFARALGEFGATLMLAGNIPGKTQTIPTAIYVAVDAGHMGMAWAWAATAVAISFLLLLLTGRHRRESR from the coding sequence ATGTTTACGGATGAATTTTGGCCTCCCGTCTGGCTGTCCCTGCGGGTGGCGCTGCTGTCCAGCGCGATCGTCGGCGTGCTCGGCATGGCGGCCGCGTGGGCGATGACGAGGCGGCCGTTCCGGGGCAAGTCGCTGCTGGAGACGGTGTGCATGCTGCCCCTCGTGCTGCCGCCGACCGTCGTCGGCTTCCTGCTGCTGGCGGCATTCGGCCGCAAAAGTCCGGCCGGACGCCTGATCGAAGCGGTATTCGGCGCCCCGGTCGTGTTCTCCTGGTGGGCCGCCGTTGTCGCATCCGTCGTCGCGGCGTTTCCGCTGGTCTATCAGACGGTCAAAGTCGGCTTTCTGTCGATTGACCGCGATCTGGAGGACGCCGCCCGATCGAACGGGGCGGGGGAATGGCAAGTGTTCCGCTATATCACCTTGCCTCTCGCTTCGCGTTCGCTGACCGCCGCTTACGTGCTCGGGTTCGCCCGGGCGCTTGGGGAATTCGGCGCGACGTTGATGCTGGCCGGAAATATTCCGGGCAAGACCCAGACGATTCCGACCGCCATCTACGTCGCCGTCGACGCCGGCCATATGGGGATGGCTTGGGCATGGGCCGCCACGGCCGTCGCGATCTCGTTCTTGCTGCTCCTTCTTACCGGCAGACATCGCCGCGAGTCAAGGTAA